The following nucleotide sequence is from Chryseobacterium sp. CY350.
TTTGAATCAATCGGTGGTTTACTTTCATTTCAGAGTGAAGCTAATCATAAAGAACAGGAATTTGCTTATCGAATGAGAAAAAAACGAAAAAGAGGACGCTGAATTATGATATAAACTTTTTCCTAATTTTCCTTTTCTAATATAGCCTGCACTTTCTTTTGAAGCTCTTTTTTGTCAGGTAAATATAATTGATATTTTGAAACAAAAATCTTGTTGGAAATTCCTCCGGTAGCATATTCGACCAATACTTCATCTTTCTCTGCGGAAAGGATAATTCCTATGGGTTCATTATCATCTTCTATATTTTCTTCAGCCTTAAAATAGTTCAGATAGAGGTTCATTTGCCCGATATCATTGTGCTCAACCTGTTTTATTTTTAGGTCGATTAAAACAAAACATTTTAATATACGGTGGTAGAAAACCAGATCAATGTAAAAGTGTCTATTCCGAAGTGATATTTTATATTGTCTACCCACAAAAGCAAAACCTTTTCCTAACTCAAGAAGAAACAATTGAAGGTTGTCAATGATTTTTTGTTCTAATGCCTTTTCTGTTACCTGATGGCTCTGGGGAAGTTTAAGAAAATCTAATACATAAGGGTCTTTAATCACTTCTGACGAATCGGTGATAACATGACCTCGTTCAGCTAATTGCAAAACGCCTTTTTTATCTTTACTCAGTGCCAATCGTTCAAATAACGCTGAATTAATTT
It contains:
- a CDS encoding PDDEXK nuclease domain-containing protein; protein product: MGRHIVEFEQLGQERAEYGSGLLARLAKDLKHRFGKGFGRRNILDMRRFYLSYQKWQAVPAKLSWTHIVTLLGVTDDNARKFYEKQSVLENWGYRELDRQINSALFERLALSKDKKGVLQLAERGHVITDSSEVIKDPYVLDFLKLPQSHQVTEKALEQKIIDNLQLFLLELGKGFAFVGRQYKISLRNRHFYIDLVFYHRILKCFVLIDLKIKQVEHNDIGQMNLYLNYFKAEENIEDDNEPIGIILSAEKDEVLVEYATGGISNKIFVSKYQLYLPDKKELQKKVQAILEKEN